A genomic segment from Desulfonatronum lacustre DSM 10312 encodes:
- the hisD gene encoding histidinol dehydrogenase: MEYIKKARKSAEDHGAEISKTVAPMLDDIRARGELAIREMAAKFDGWSGEFVLRENKKQHLIAAVPEQVRADIRFAYEQVRSFALRQRESIRDFEVNSFPGVRLGQRVLPMDVAGCYVPGGRFAHACSAIMSVATAKAAGVPFVVACSPPRGESIDPAVAFAMDLAGADVILELGGVQAVAAMAYGLFTGRPANILVGPGNAYVAEAKALLAGSGACGIDVYAGPTESAIIADQNADPMTVAVDLVSQAEHGPDSPVWLFTDYRELADQVLDLLPRVIADMPVPDVPRTAWSDYGEIILCADRDELCRVCDAYAPEHVQVMAEDLDWWLDNLRSYGSLFLGEGSSVAHGDKCSGTNHILPTRKAARHSGGLSVHKFLKISTYQEIDRAANKQFSAVASRLSRVEGMEGHARSCDWRLRKFCPGENWDFHVHNNLDG; encoded by the coding sequence ATGGAATACATAAAAAAAGCGCGGAAATCGGCTGAAGACCACGGCGCAGAGATCAGTAAAACAGTTGCGCCCATGCTGGATGACATCCGAGCCCGTGGCGAATTGGCAATCCGCGAGATGGCCGCCAAATTTGACGGTTGGTCCGGTGAGTTCGTGCTCAGAGAGAATAAAAAGCAGCACTTGATTGCCGCTGTCCCGGAGCAGGTCAGAGCGGACATCCGCTTTGCTTACGAACAGGTCCGCAGCTTCGCTCTGCGGCAGCGCGAAAGCATTCGAGATTTCGAGGTTAACTCCTTCCCCGGGGTGCGCCTGGGGCAGCGCGTTCTGCCGATGGACGTTGCGGGATGCTATGTTCCCGGCGGGCGATTCGCCCATGCCTGCTCGGCCATCATGAGCGTGGCCACGGCCAAGGCCGCCGGAGTGCCCTTTGTGGTGGCCTGCTCTCCTCCTCGCGGTGAGAGCATCGACCCGGCAGTGGCCTTTGCCATGGACCTGGCCGGTGCGGATGTGATTCTCGAGCTCGGTGGCGTACAGGCCGTCGCGGCCATGGCCTACGGCCTTTTTACGGGCAGGCCGGCAAACATCCTCGTGGGGCCGGGCAACGCCTACGTGGCCGAGGCCAAGGCCCTGCTGGCCGGGAGCGGGGCTTGCGGGATCGATGTGTATGCCGGGCCCACGGAGTCGGCGATCATCGCGGACCAGAACGCGGATCCCATGACCGTTGCCGTGGACCTCGTTTCCCAGGCGGAGCATGGTCCGGATTCACCAGTCTGGCTGTTCACGGATTACCGCGAACTGGCGGACCAGGTGCTGGACCTGCTGCCCAGAGTGATCGCGGACATGCCCGTTCCGGATGTCCCCAGAACCGCCTGGTCCGACTACGGCGAAATCATCCTCTGTGCGGACCGGGACGAATTGTGCCGGGTTTGCGATGCATACGCCCCGGAGCATGTCCAGGTCATGGCCGAGGATCTGGATTGGTGGCTGGACAATCTACGTTCCTATGGATCGCTTTTTCTTGGCGAAGGCAGCTCGGTTGCCCATGGCGACAAGTGCTCCGGAACCAACCACATCCTCCCCACCAGGAAGGCCGCCCGACACAGCGGCGGACTGAGCGTGCATAAATTTTTAAAAATCAGCACGTATCAGGAAATCGACAGGGCGGCCAACAAGCAATTCAGCGCCGTTGCCTCACGACTTTCCAGGGTCGAGGGCATGGAAGGTCATGCCCGATCCTGCGATTGGCGGCTCAGGAAATTTTGCCCGGGCGAGAACTGGGATTTTCACGTCCACAACAATCTGGATGGTTGA
- a CDS encoding iron-containing alcohol dehydrogenase, protein MSVDRPFDLYCPTKIKFGAGITAAAGAEVKALRGSKVLVVADPGVVKAGLLEGVLDSLKKENLPFAVFDQVEVNATLSSVVKASELQKSEQCDILLLVGGGSTMDTGKGVGCLATNEGPLPAYEGPEKYSNPPLPSIAVPTTAGTGSELSFGAVLFDEERNYKFSFRSSMQIPKVALLDPLLLSSLPSHVAAGSGMDALSHCAEAFVSKWATHFTDAYCRENFILVGKYLRRFVADPADTEAAGGMLQASSMGSMAFNTARLGLVHAMASPLGAHFHLPHGTACAVLMPAVMRFNLLACPEKYREMALLLEGAVFGNSMLDQAESGVYAVERLLDDLDMNVEIDTTLVTEEKLSQMADETLSSGMQLTNPRNVTKADVIKVYKDYFNI, encoded by the coding sequence ATGAGCGTAGACAGGCCGTTTGATCTGTATTGCCCCACGAAAATCAAGTTTGGTGCCGGGATTACGGCTGCGGCAGGCGCGGAGGTCAAGGCGCTCAGGGGGAGCAAGGTCCTCGTTGTCGCCGACCCTGGAGTCGTCAAGGCGGGCTTGCTGGAGGGCGTTCTGGACTCCCTGAAGAAGGAGAATTTGCCGTTTGCCGTCTTCGACCAGGTGGAGGTGAATGCCACGCTGAGTTCCGTTGTGAAAGCCTCGGAGCTGCAAAAGAGCGAACAGTGCGACATTCTGCTGCTGGTCGGCGGCGGAAGCACCATGGACACCGGCAAGGGCGTCGGTTGCCTGGCCACCAACGAGGGGCCGCTGCCAGCCTACGAAGGGCCTGAAAAATACAGCAATCCACCCTTGCCTTCCATTGCCGTGCCCACCACAGCCGGAACCGGCAGCGAGCTGAGCTTTGGTGCGGTGCTCTTCGATGAAGAGCGTAACTACAAATTCTCCTTCCGCAGCTCCATGCAAATCCCGAAAGTTGCACTGCTTGATCCGCTGCTGCTTTCAAGCCTGCCGTCCCATGTGGCCGCGGGAAGCGGAATGGATGCGCTCTCCCATTGCGCTGAAGCATTTGTTTCCAAGTGGGCGACGCACTTCACGGATGCCTACTGCCGGGAAAATTTTATCCTCGTGGGCAAGTATCTGCGCCGCTTTGTCGCCGACCCCGCGGATACCGAGGCCGCTGGCGGCATGCTCCAGGCCAGCTCCATGGGTTCCATGGCCTTCAATACCGCCCGTCTTGGCCTGGTTCACGCCATGGCTTCCCCGTTGGGCGCCCACTTTCACCTGCCCCACGGCACGGCCTGCGCTGTACTGATGCCGGCGGTGATGCGCTTCAACCTGCTTGCCTGCCCTGAAAAATACCGTGAAATGGCCTTGTTGTTGGAAGGGGCGGTTTTCGGAAACAGCATGCTGGATCAAGCGGAGTCCGGCGTATACGCTGTGGAACGATTGCTGGATGATCTTGATATGAACGTTGAAATCGACACGACGCTTGTCACCGAGGAAAAGCTGTCCCAAATGGCGGATGAAACCTTGTCGTCAGGCATGCAGCTCACGAATCCCCGGAATGTGACAAAGGCTGACGTGATCAAGGTGTATAAGGATTATTTTAATATTTAA
- a CDS encoding TRAP transporter substrate-binding protein gives MFKKVTMMVVCLCFFLGMMAGSASAQKVIKVGMGDPIDSDQGAFATRFKEAVEGLSNGEIKVELFPGGALGAETEMLQNVRMGTLEVAITAVGNMAPFVPQFAALSYPYLIETHYDAVKATTGYLGKYWNEISKEKGGFEILGWTYSNFRYVTNSRRPVCNLADIKDLKIRVPQNRVILAAFTAWGANPVPMAWAETFTALQQRVVDGQENPYIVNYTMNFHEVQDYITETHYQYSLQPMIIGVNTLANMDDETRAIIIRAGIEAQQYGLLFQVLEAEKAKQAMQAAGVEVCELEDEEEWKRIAMEKVWPEYYDFVGGKEVIDTMRKHLGK, from the coding sequence ATGTTTAAGAAAGTTACAATGATGGTCGTGTGTTTGTGTTTTTTCCTCGGCATGATGGCGGGCAGCGCTTCGGCCCAAAAGGTTATCAAGGTCGGCATGGGGGATCCCATTGATTCGGACCAGGGCGCTTTTGCCACGCGTTTCAAGGAGGCTGTGGAAGGCTTGTCCAACGGTGAGATTAAAGTGGAGCTTTTCCCCGGCGGTGCCCTGGGCGCGGAGACGGAAATGCTCCAGAACGTCCGCATGGGAACCTTGGAAGTGGCCATCACGGCCGTGGGCAACATGGCTCCCTTTGTGCCCCAGTTCGCTGCCCTGAGCTACCCCTACCTGATCGAGACCCACTACGACGCGGTCAAGGCGACCACCGGCTATCTTGGCAAGTATTGGAACGAGATCAGCAAGGAAAAGGGCGGCTTTGAGATCCTGGGCTGGACCTACTCGAACTTCCGCTACGTGACCAACTCCCGCCGCCCGGTCTGCAACCTGGCGGACATTAAGGACCTGAAAATCCGCGTTCCGCAGAACAGGGTCATCCTGGCTGCCTTCACCGCTTGGGGCGCCAACCCGGTGCCCATGGCCTGGGCCGAAACCTTCACCGCATTGCAGCAGCGCGTGGTGGACGGTCAGGAAAATCCCTATATCGTCAACTACACCATGAATTTCCACGAAGTGCAGGATTACATCACGGAAACCCATTACCAGTACTCCCTGCAGCCCATGATCATCGGCGTGAACACCTTGGCCAATATGGACGATGAAACCCGGGCGATCATTATCCGGGCCGGCATCGAAGCCCAGCAGTATGGGCTGCTCTTTCAGGTTCTGGAAGCTGAAAAAGCCAAACAGGCCATGCAGGCTGCCGGCGTCGAGGTCTGTGAACTGGAAGACGAGGAAGAGTGGAAGAGAATCGCCATGGAAAAAGTCTGGCCTGAATACTACGACTTTGTCGGTGGGAAGGAAGTCATCGACACCATGCGCAAGCACCTTGGCAAGTAA